In the genome of Rhodoplanes sp. Z2-YC6860, one region contains:
- a CDS encoding amidohydrolase family protein: MSNKIVIKDALLLDPAVAGPARRGDVVIENGAIAAITEPNAADLTNARTIDGRERLLLPGLINSHTHSPTNVLKGTGDILSHPAFMWRNQADTAGRTPDEIRLSALLGCIEHLLGGTTAILDHFPEQGFSDADVDAVVDAYRVAGIRALVALRIFDEPYTDIEPPGGYPEGFSIENPLVPPSLDESIALVETAIARHHKIADGRIEICPAPSNPMRCSDELLSLVVDLAKRHDTAIHMHLLETAVQAKIARDKYGRSMVAQLDRLGVLNERLSTAHTIWLDDADIELFAERRAMPVHNPESNLKLGTGLSPVAKMLRAGVIVALGSDGASTNDNLDMHEVMRLALMLQRPGELDRRRWPTASQGLAMATVSGGKVLRRPGLGTLAVGAPADLVLHDLTAPSWVPLNDPLAQIVFGASGATVDTVIVDGRVVVENGKITAFDMQPVLDEVRDLVRRQRARNSGLQGWAARMEELVP; the protein is encoded by the coding sequence ATGTCCAACAAGATTGTCATCAAGGATGCTCTGCTCCTCGATCCAGCCGTGGCTGGGCCCGCCCGCCGCGGCGATGTGGTTATCGAAAACGGGGCGATTGCCGCCATAACCGAGCCGAATGCGGCCGATCTGACGAATGCCCGCACGATTGACGGGCGCGAACGCCTTCTGCTGCCTGGGCTCATCAATTCTCACACGCACTCGCCGACCAATGTGCTGAAGGGGACCGGCGACATTCTCAGCCATCCGGCCTTCATGTGGCGCAATCAGGCCGATACCGCGGGCCGCACTCCGGACGAAATTCGCCTCAGCGCATTGTTGGGCTGTATCGAGCACCTGCTCGGCGGCACGACCGCCATCCTCGATCATTTTCCCGAGCAGGGATTCTCCGATGCGGACGTGGACGCCGTGGTGGATGCCTATCGGGTGGCTGGAATCCGGGCGCTGGTTGCGCTTCGCATCTTCGATGAGCCTTATACCGACATCGAGCCGCCCGGCGGCTATCCGGAGGGCTTTTCCATCGAGAATCCGTTGGTTCCTCCGTCCCTTGATGAAAGCATCGCGCTGGTCGAAACCGCCATCGCGCGGCATCACAAGATCGCTGACGGCCGCATCGAGATCTGTCCAGCGCCATCCAATCCGATGCGCTGCAGCGATGAACTGCTGTCATTGGTCGTGGACTTGGCCAAGCGCCACGACACCGCGATCCACATGCATCTTCTTGAAACCGCGGTCCAGGCGAAGATCGCGCGCGACAAATATGGACGTTCCATGGTGGCGCAGCTCGACAGGTTGGGTGTGCTCAATGAGCGGCTGTCCACCGCGCATACCATCTGGCTGGACGACGCTGATATCGAGCTGTTCGCGGAGCGCCGCGCCATGCCGGTGCACAACCCGGAAAGCAACCTTAAGCTCGGCACGGGCCTCTCGCCGGTGGCAAAAATGCTGCGGGCCGGCGTCATAGTTGCGCTTGGAAGCGATGGGGCCAGCACCAACGACAACCTCGACATGCACGAAGTGATGCGGCTCGCGTTGATGCTGCAGCGGCCGGGCGAGCTGGACCGCCGTCGCTGGCCGACGGCTTCGCAAGGGCTTGCGATGGCGACGGTTTCCGGCGGAAAGGTGCTGCGCCGCCCGGGGTTGGGAACACTTGCGGTGGGCGCGCCGGCCGATCTCGTGTTGCACGATCTCACAGCGCCGTCGTGGGTTCCGCTGAACGATCCGTTGGCGCAGATCGTGTTCGGCGCCTCCGGCGCGACCGTCGATACCGTCATCGTGGACGGCCGCGTCGTTGTCGAGAACGGCAAGATCACGGCTTTCGACATGCAGCCGGTCCTGGACGAGGTGCGCGACCTGGTCCGCCGTCAGCGTGCCCGCAATAGTGGCTTGCAAGGTTGGGCGGCGCGGATGGAAGAGCTTGTACCGTGA